A genomic region of Candidatus Schekmanbacteria bacterium contains the following coding sequences:
- a CDS encoding ABC transporter permease yields MAIPIYYNFRNIWARKLTTLLTALGIALVVFVFADVLMLTYGIEKTLIDTGSPENAIIIRKSSGTEIQSSLSKEQASIIINRPEISLDENGKLLAAKEVNVLITLPRKFSGSVSNVTVRGADDASLKLRPQIKIIKGRRWQKGLEEIIVGSAIAKNFQGIALGNTVKFAGKQWRIVGIFDAQKSGFDSEIWGDVDQIMDAFRRPIYSSVLVRVAGSENFKKFKKAVENDQRLTAEVKRENQYYAEQSEMLATFLKILGVTVTVIFSLGAVIGAMITMYAAVGSRTQEIGTLRALGFSRQNILTAFLIECLLISISGGIIGLFAASFMQLITISTINWQTFSELAFDFKLSPQIAIQSMIFAIIMGTAGGLLPSIRAAKIDIVKALRG; encoded by the coding sequence ATGGCGATACCAATCTATTACAACTTCAGAAACATTTGGGCAAGAAAACTTACAACACTTCTTACTGCCCTTGGAATAGCTCTTGTTGTATTCGTTTTTGCTGATGTGCTAATGTTGACATATGGAATTGAAAAAACTTTGATAGATACCGGCTCGCCGGAAAATGCCATCATTATCAGAAAATCTTCAGGCACGGAAATTCAGAGCAGTTTATCAAAAGAGCAGGCATCGATCATAATCAATCGCCCTGAAATCTCCCTCGATGAAAATGGGAAACTTCTTGCCGCAAAAGAGGTAAATGTACTTATAACACTTCCCAGAAAATTTTCAGGATCAGTATCCAATGTAACAGTGCGCGGCGCTGACGATGCATCCCTAAAATTGAGGCCCCAAATAAAAATAATAAAGGGAAGAAGATGGCAAAAAGGGCTTGAAGAAATAATCGTTGGTTCTGCTATAGCTAAAAATTTTCAAGGAATTGCCCTTGGAAATACAGTAAAGTTTGCAGGCAAACAATGGAGGATTGTAGGCATCTTCGATGCTCAAAAAAGCGGCTTCGATTCTGAAATATGGGGAGATGTCGACCAAATTATGGATGCCTTTAGAAGGCCCATCTACTCATCTGTTCTCGTAAGAGTTGCAGGAAGTGAAAACTTCAAGAAATTTAAAAAGGCAGTTGAAAATGACCAGCGGCTGACAGCAGAAGTAAAGCGAGAAAATCAATACTACGCTGAACAGTCAGAAATGTTAGCAACCTTTTTAAAAATTTTGGGAGTTACTGTCACAGTCATCTTTAGTCTTGGTGCTGTTATAGGAGCTATGATAACGATGTATGCAGCTGTGGGCTCAAGGACTCAGGAGATAGGAACACTAAGAGCACTTGGTTTTTCAAGGCAAAATATACTTACGGCATTTCTGATTGAATGCCTTCTTATATCAATCTCTGGAGGCATCATAGGGTTGTTTGCGGCTTCTTTTATGCAGTTGATTACAATTTCAACTATCAATTGGCAAACCTTCTCAGAGCTTGCCTTCGACTTTAAGCTCTCTCCCCAAATAGCTATCCAATCAATGATATTTGCCATAATTATGGGTACTGCAGGAGGACTCCTGCCGTCAATACGCGCAGCAAAGATCGATATTGTAAAAGCATTGAGAGGTTAA
- a CDS encoding lamin tail domain-containing protein, with protein sequence MEKIMVIYSTFKKVFSFVIFLMVLLEAVTALALPLNINKGIEISEIMYDPIVSESGGEWIELFNGTNQSIDLTRFFISDDGGVSFDSISQRSGFQDITNVPAGNFFVITEKDGTVSFSDIYSDFSIYAGVTSSSLSLHNSGEEIILIDSVDFVIGNGNDIILQDFIYPDITAGNSIFKISIMSGNETKAESFSESILSPWGEGLGNPGKINAGQSLGNYPVPEPASIILLMLGITSLCSLEKLIF encoded by the coding sequence ATGGAGAAGATTATGGTCATATATTCTACTTTTAAGAAAGTGTTTTCATTTGTTATATTTTTAATGGTTCTCTTAGAGGCAGTTACTGCCCTTGCACTCCCCTTAAATATCAATAAAGGCATAGAAATCAGTGAAATAATGTATGATCCGATAGTTTCAGAATCAGGAGGAGAATGGATAGAGCTTTTCAATGGCACGAATCAAAGCATCGATTTGACGAGATTCTTCATCAGCGACGATGGAGGCGTCAGTTTCGATAGTATTTCTCAGCGCAGCGGTTTTCAAGATATAACAAATGTGCCTGCTGGCAATTTCTTCGTTATAACGGAAAAGGACGGGACAGTATCATTTTCAGATATTTATAGTGATTTCTCAATCTATGCGGGAGTGACTTCTTCAAGCTTAAGTCTTCATAATTCTGGTGAAGAAATAATTTTAATTGATTCAGTTGATTTTGTAATTGGTAATGGCAATGATATTATTCTACAAGATTTCATCTATCCTGATATTACAGCAGGCAACTCTATTTTCAAGATTTCCATTATGTCAGGTAACGAGACTAAAGCTGAAAGCTTCTCTGAAAGCATTCTCTCGCCTTGGGGAGAAGGGCTTGGAAACCCGGGAAAGATTAATGCAGGACAGAGTCTCGGAAATTATCCAGTGCCTGAACCGGCTTCAATAATTCTTTTAATGCTTGGCATTACATCCTTATGCTCATTGGAAAAGCTAATTTTTTAA
- a CDS encoding UbiD family decarboxylase encodes MVQYGDFRGFLKLLEEKDELKRVSKEVDWDQEAAAVFVRSAKKKNRALLFEKVKDSKFPLVIGVLTSPERIRLAVEKDEGGFDKFVEEHLNTKRDDFPPKILDNAPSQEVVVEGDDVDLFSLPIPKYNEKEGGRYLTAGVSISKDPEYGSRNAGIYRMMVRDRNELNVNFGFPNRHLLVHAKKSMKGGKPLSFSIAIGVDPALWLCAAMPLPAKYDEINQAGAIMGKSVELVKGKTIDTEVPGNAEFILECEFDPTVMKPEGPYNDFQGYYTKVKDNYVVKVKAITHRKDAIFETSMTGQVPEGEMEIYRHLLLSQQKVQLKRVIPQVEAMTFDAASMGHIYIVSVRNKRPFMANQIGSAILSFPWSNMVKMVIVVDDDIDVFDPAQVMWAIATRVDFEKDVTLLPSMPGASFDVGTGGRRGVTKMILDATKKLEEEGYPGQFPEAGKPSAEVLEKVIKEWDSYGLD; translated from the coding sequence ATGGTTCAATATGGTGATTTTCGCGGATTTTTGAAACTCCTTGAAGAGAAAGATGAGTTAAAAAGAGTGTCAAAGGAAGTTGATTGGGATCAGGAAGCAGCGGCAGTTTTTGTCAGGTCTGCAAAAAAGAAAAATCGCGCTCTCTTGTTTGAAAAGGTAAAAGATTCGAAGTTCCCACTTGTAATAGGCGTTCTTACTTCACCTGAGAGGATACGGCTTGCCGTTGAAAAGGATGAGGGTGGATTTGACAAATTTGTAGAAGAACATCTCAATACAAAACGCGATGATTTTCCTCCTAAAATTCTGGATAATGCGCCTTCTCAGGAGGTTGTTGTTGAAGGTGATGATGTTGACCTTTTTTCTCTGCCTATTCCCAAATACAATGAAAAGGAAGGCGGAAGATACCTGACGGCAGGAGTTTCAATAAGTAAAGATCCTGAATATGGATCGAGAAATGCAGGCATATACAGAATGATGGTAAGGGACAGGAATGAACTGAATGTAAATTTCGGTTTCCCAAACAGGCATCTTCTTGTCCATGCTAAGAAGAGTATGAAGGGTGGCAAGCCTTTGTCATTTTCAATAGCCATCGGTGTTGATCCAGCTCTTTGGCTGTGTGCGGCTATGCCTTTGCCTGCAAAATATGATGAAATCAATCAGGCAGGGGCAATAATGGGAAAAAGTGTTGAACTTGTTAAGGGAAAGACCATTGACACTGAAGTGCCTGGAAATGCAGAATTTATACTTGAATGCGAATTTGACCCTACAGTAATGAAACCTGAAGGTCCTTATAACGATTTTCAAGGCTATTATACAAAGGTGAAGGATAATTATGTTGTGAAGGTAAAAGCGATAACCCATAGAAAGGATGCAATATTTGAAACAAGTATGACAGGTCAGGTGCCGGAAGGTGAGATGGAAATATACCGCCACCTCTTGCTTTCTCAGCAGAAGGTGCAGTTGAAGAGAGTTATACCGCAGGTTGAGGCGATGACATTCGATGCGGCGAGTATGGGGCATATCTATATCGTTTCAGTCAGGAATAAGAGACCCTTTATGGCAAATCAGATAGGCAGTGCAATCCTTTCCTTCCCTTGGAGTAATATGGTGAAGATGGTTATTGTTGTTGATGATGATATCGATGTATTTGACCCAGCGCAAGTAATGTGGGCTATAGCAACAAGAGTGGATTTTGAAAAGGATGTTACACTTTTGCCTTCGATGCCGGGTGCAAGTTTTGATGTAGGCACAGGCGGAAGAAGAGGCGTAACAAAGATGATACTTGATGCTACTAAAAAACTTGAAGAAGAAGGCTATCCGGGACAATTCCCTGAAGCTGGCAAGCCTTCAGCCGAAGTTTTGGAAAAAGTTATCAAAGAATGGGATTCATACGGTTTGGATTGA
- a CDS encoding ribonuclease PH, with translation MGKKKRASNEIRDVKISPWPVKYPAGSALIEMGDTKVLCCANILDEVPPFLIGQGTGWVTAEYSMLPASTGTRNRRERGGKISGRTQEIQRLIGRSLRSVVDMTKLGERTIIIDCDVLQADGGTRTASITGAFVAMTLAVEKLLSDGSIEENPITDYVAAVSIGIIGGKIHIDLDYELDSNADVDMNLVMTKKGEIVEIQATAEKESFSKETLSKLILNAERGIKKLFKIQADAIKCGLKKIR, from the coding sequence ATGGGAAAAAAGAAAAGAGCAAGTAATGAAATAAGAGATGTGAAAATATCGCCTTGGCCAGTCAAATATCCAGCAGGCTCAGCCCTTATCGAAATGGGTGATACCAAGGTTTTATGTTGCGCTAATATCTTAGATGAGGTTCCTCCATTTCTTATTGGGCAAGGGACAGGATGGGTTACAGCTGAATATTCTATGTTGCCTGCTTCGACAGGAACAAGAAACAGGCGTGAGAGAGGGGGAAAAATAAGCGGCAGGACGCAGGAGATACAGCGTTTGATTGGAAGAAGTCTTCGTTCAGTCGTGGATATGACAAAATTAGGAGAAAGAACAATAATCATTGACTGCGATGTTTTGCAGGCAGATGGAGGAACGAGAACAGCATCGATAACAGGAGCATTTGTGGCAATGACTTTGGCTGTCGAAAAGCTATTGAGTGATGGAAGCATTGAAGAAAATCCTATAACCGATTATGTTGCAGCTGTAAGCATAGGTATAATAGGCGGAAAAATTCATATTGACCTGGATTATGAACTTGATTCCAATGCAGATGTCGATATGAACCTTGTAATGACGAAAAAAGGTGAAATAGTTGAAATACAGGCAACTGCTGAAAAAGAATCATTTTCAAAGGAAACACTTTCAAAACTCATCTTGAATGCTGAGCGTGGTATAAAAAAGCTTTTCAAAATACAAGCAGATGCTATAAAATGCGGACTTAAAAAAATCAGGTGA
- a CDS encoding glutamate racemase — MNKGSIGIFDSGIGGLSVFREIASKLPKEDIIYLGDTARVPYGTKSEETVKRYALQNVKFLIDKKIKILVVACNTASAYAIEAIQSEFEIPVTGVIKPGVEAAYRISKKRKIGVIGTKATISSGAYERELKKLMPECEIYTTTCPLFVALAEEAMFDNEITTLTVKHYLEDLKRSGIDTLILGCTHYPFLKKAIGRFMGEDVQLIDSSIETAAVVKKILLDNSLMNSENSEGKYEIFVTDDSSHFRKTAEIFLDNYANGKLHRIDI, encoded by the coding sequence TTGAATAAAGGAAGTATTGGCATATTTGATTCAGGCATAGGAGGGCTTTCAGTTTTTCGTGAAATAGCATCAAAACTTCCAAAGGAAGATATAATATATCTTGGCGATACAGCACGGGTGCCATATGGCACTAAGTCAGAGGAAACGGTAAAAAGGTATGCTTTGCAAAATGTCAAATTTCTTATTGATAAAAAAATTAAGATTCTTGTTGTTGCCTGCAACACTGCATCTGCCTATGCGATTGAGGCAATTCAATCTGAATTTGAAATTCCTGTTACAGGTGTAATTAAACCCGGTGTGGAAGCGGCATATAGAATAAGTAAAAAGCGAAAAATTGGAGTCATTGGCACAAAAGCTACAATATCGAGCGGCGCTTATGAGCGTGAGTTGAAAAAACTTATGCCTGAATGTGAAATCTATACCACAACCTGTCCTTTGTTTGTTGCCCTTGCTGAAGAAGCAATGTTTGACAATGAAATTACAACTTTGACAGTAAAACATTATCTTGAAGATTTAAAAAGAAGCGGCATCGATACTTTAATTCTTGGATGTACGCATTATCCCTTTCTTAAAAAAGCCATAGGAAGATTTATGGGTGAAGATGTCCAGCTTATAGATTCGAGCATTGAAACGGCGGCAGTTGTAAAAAAAATACTTTTGGACAATTCACTTATGAACAGTGAAAATTCAGAGGGAAAATATGAAATATTTGTAACTGATGATTCCTCTCACTTCAGGAAGACAGCAGAGATATTTTTGGATAATTATGCCAATGGTAAACTGCATAGAATAGATATTTAG
- a CDS encoding N-acetylmuramoyl-L-alanine amidase, protein MMLQSLKKINERMLKHIEIILLIVLSLLPSFGFSQDVEEEKTDNIGLVLINPAHGGRDTGLTINEKIKEKNITLGLSRKILEIAGDESPFAIKMTRNSDIGRSEEERIELVNNLKPFAFVSLHIGSSFDPLVRGMKIYVWANTMGAISSGKVESGGKWWEKAGNNLLKDYKIRLLEEAQIDFLSQSKELAEEIRNEIIKIRGIPCTIETAPVKELSTIGAPAVSIEILQASNESDRKMIVDEDMMTQIAEALFNGIQNFVKSQITIEK, encoded by the coding sequence ATGATGTTACAGAGTTTAAAGAAGATAAATGAGAGAATGTTAAAACATATTGAAATAATATTACTAATAGTCCTTTCCCTTCTTCCTTCCTTTGGCTTTTCTCAGGATGTCGAAGAAGAGAAAACAGATAATATTGGCTTAGTGCTCATCAACCCTGCCCATGGAGGCAGAGACACAGGATTAACGATTAATGAGAAGATTAAAGAGAAAAACATCACTCTTGGATTATCGAGAAAGATACTCGAGATTGCCGGAGATGAATCCCCTTTTGCAATAAAAATGACAAGAAATTCCGACATAGGACGCAGTGAAGAGGAAAGGATTGAATTGGTCAACAATTTGAAGCCTTTTGCATTTGTTAGTCTTCATATTGGCTCATCATTTGACCCTTTGGTAAGAGGAATGAAAATCTATGTTTGGGCAAATACAATGGGTGCAATTTCATCTGGCAAAGTTGAGTCAGGAGGGAAATGGTGGGAAAAAGCGGGAAATAATCTACTAAAAGACTACAAAATACGTCTTTTAGAGGAAGCACAGATTGATTTTTTGAGCCAAAGCAAAGAGCTTGCAGAAGAGATAAGAAACGAAATTATAAAAATTCGTGGAATTCCCTGCACCATCGAGACAGCGCCTGTAAAAGAACTATCTACTATTGGTGCCCCTGCTGTTTCAATCGAAATATTGCAGGCGAGTAATGAATCTGACAGAAAGATGATTGTTGATGAAGATATGATGACACAAATTGCAGAAGCCCTTTTCAATGGCATCCAAAATTTTGTCAAGAGTCAAATAACGATTGAAAAATGA
- the smpB gene encoding SsrA-binding protein SmpB, with product MAESNRKIVSQNKKAYFQYEILEKYEAGMSLLGSEVKALREGRANLRDSYARILDGEVYLLNCHISPYSHTGYESHDPLRKRKLLLKRQEINKLIGKVEEKGFSLIPTMIYFKNGIAKVELALAKGKKLHDKRRAIKEKEVRRELDREIKERKGR from the coding sequence ATGGCAGAAAGCAATAGAAAGATTGTATCTCAAAATAAAAAGGCATATTTTCAATATGAAATCCTTGAAAAGTATGAAGCAGGAATGTCGCTTTTAGGTTCTGAGGTCAAAGCATTGAGAGAAGGCCGGGCAAACCTCAGAGACAGCTATGCAAGGATTCTTGACGGCGAGGTTTATCTTTTAAACTGCCATATAAGTCCCTACTCTCATACTGGATATGAAAGTCATGATCCGCTGAGAAAAAGAAAACTTTTATTAAAGAGGCAGGAGATTAATAAGCTTATAGGAAAAGTTGAAGAAAAGGGTTTTTCCCTTATTCCAACAATGATTTATTTCAAAAATGGCATAGCAAAAGTAGAATTAGCTCTTGCCAAAGGCAAGAAACTCCATGATAAAAGAAGAGCAATTAAGGAAAAGGAAGTTAGAAGAGAGCTTGACCGCGAGATTAAGGAAAGAAAAGGCAGATGA
- a CDS encoding SDR family oxidoreductase → MKVLITGITGFAGSHLADYILSLNENIKIYGTCRWRSNRENIEHLLGKITLFECDLKDASSVKSVIDSIKPDRIFHLAAQSFVSASWNLASETIKNNIIGNLNLLEAVRHAGISPRIQIACSSEEYGMVKEEELPITEKNELRPLSPYAVSKVGQDLLSYQYFQSYGIDVVRTRAFNHTGPRRGHVFVASDFAKQIAEIEAGKREPVIYVGNLKARRDFTDVRDVVKAYWLALEKCKSGDVYNICSGKDCSMDELLHMLLAESRVDVEVKQDPAKMRPSDVLVLRGDYSKFEAETGWKPQIPFKKTLQDILNYWRSKIN, encoded by the coding sequence GTGAAGGTCCTCATCACAGGAATAACAGGGTTTGCGGGAAGCCATCTTGCCGATTACATCCTATCTTTAAATGAGAATATAAAAATTTACGGCACATGCCGCTGGAGAAGCAACAGAGAGAATATTGAACATCTTTTAGGTAAAATAACCCTTTTTGAATGTGACCTCAAAGATGCTTCTTCAGTCAAGAGTGTCATTGATTCAATAAAACCGGATAGAATTTTTCATCTTGCTGCTCAAAGCTTTGTTTCAGCTTCGTGGAATCTTGCCTCAGAAACAATCAAGAATAATATTATTGGCAATTTGAACCTCCTCGAAGCTGTACGGCATGCAGGGATTTCTCCCCGCATTCAGATTGCTTGTTCAAGTGAGGAATATGGAATGGTGAAGGAAGAAGAGCTTCCCATAACTGAAAAAAACGAACTAAGGCCTCTAAGCCCTTATGCAGTGAGTAAAGTGGGACAGGATTTATTAAGCTACCAATATTTCCAAAGCTATGGGATCGATGTGGTACGGACTAGAGCTTTCAACCATACAGGACCGAGGAGAGGACATGTTTTTGTTGCATCTGACTTTGCAAAACAGATTGCTGAAATCGAGGCAGGTAAGCGGGAGCCAGTGATTTATGTAGGGAATCTGAAGGCAAGGAGAGATTTTACTGATGTCCGTGATGTTGTGAAAGCCTATTGGCTGGCACTCGAGAAATGTAAATCAGGAGATGTATATAACATATGTTCGGGGAAAGACTGCTCTATGGATGAGTTATTGCATATGCTCTTGGCGGAAAGCAGGGTAGATGTTGAAGTAAAACAAGATCCAGCAAAGATGAGGCCATCTGATGTTCTTGTTTTAAGAGGTGATTACAGCAAGTTTGAAGCAGAAACCGGATGGAAGCCGCAAATCCCTTTCAAAAAAACGCTTCAAGATATTTTGAATTATTGGCGTTCTAAAATTAATTGA
- a CDS encoding dTDP-4-dehydrorhamnose 3,5-epimerase produces MIEGVKTKKLRVIPDERGRLMEMLRADDEIFIKFGQAYLTTAYPGVVKGWHYHKKQYDNFIVVKGMMKVVLYDRREDSPTYKEINEFFMGEHNPMLLQIPPLVLHGFKCISENEALVVNLPTELYNYESPDEYRVSPDSSEIPYNWERKNG; encoded by the coding sequence ATGATAGAAGGTGTAAAAACAAAAAAATTGCGGGTCATTCCTGATGAAAGAGGCCGTTTAATGGAGATGCTTCGCGCGGATGATGAGATTTTTATAAAATTTGGACAAGCATATTTGACTACTGCTTATCCCGGCGTTGTAAAGGGATGGCACTATCATAAAAAACAGTACGACAATTTTATCGTCGTAAAAGGTATGATGAAGGTTGTACTTTACGACAGGCGTGAAGATTCGCCTACCTACAAGGAAATAAACGAATTTTTTATGGGTGAGCATAATCCAATGCTTTTACAAATCCCTCCCTTGGTGCTTCATGGTTTTAAGTGTATTAGTGAGAATGAAGCGCTTGTGGTAAATCTTCCGACGGAGCTATATAATTACGAATCGCCTGATGAATACAGGGTATCACCGGATTCTTCAGAAATTCCCTATAACTGGGAAAGAAAAAACGGCTAA